A DNA window from Candidatus Sulfidibacterium hydrothermale contains the following coding sequences:
- a CDS encoding S41 family peptidase, which produces MSQKQKNYRIYLPIVFALILISGIILGFLLQSKVSQQAVLPFVNRPGSGYNKVDEVIRYIENDYVDSVHQDHLEADAIKGMLNDLDPHSQYIPADEFNELNDPLLGSFDGIGISFQIEKDTIMVINPIPGGPSEKVGLMAGDRIVRVNDTLVAGVHITNTKAMHMLKGKKGTKVKVTIYRRGVPKLLHFTITRARIPMYSLDIAYMVNKDLGYIKLNKFSATTYDEFDRAVRKLKKEGMKKLILDLRGNPGGLLSAAIRVADEFLPAGKLIVYTKGLHRLKTVAYSTDKGQLKHTDVAVLIDEGTASAAEIVTGALQDNDIGVVIGRRSFGKGLVQEQLRLPDGSALRLTVARYYTPTGRCIQKPYKKDDFKDYYAEAYRRYLDGEMENPDSIKFNDSLKFVTPKGKVVYGGGGIMPDIYVPLVEDTLHSFYNILANKGLIYQFAFDYTDTHRPQLRKYKDFKSFDKNFHMTEKEYADLVAFAKSKGIKTTKRKEKLSEKRIKILFKAYVGRNILNEKGFYPIYHQIDPIFKKAVEVMNHRHVDD; this is translated from the coding sequence ATGTCTCAAAAGCAGAAAAATTATCGTATTTATCTGCCCATTGTTTTTGCCCTGATTTTGATTTCAGGCATTATTCTGGGATTTTTATTACAAAGTAAAGTTTCGCAACAAGCTGTTCTTCCTTTTGTTAACCGTCCGGGTTCGGGCTACAACAAAGTGGATGAAGTAATCCGCTATATCGAAAACGATTATGTGGATTCCGTTCATCAGGATCACCTGGAGGCTGATGCCATAAAAGGGATGCTGAATGATTTGGATCCGCATTCGCAATATATTCCGGCGGATGAATTTAATGAGCTGAATGATCCGCTTTTGGGAAGTTTTGATGGAATTGGTATCAGTTTCCAAATAGAAAAAGATACCATCATGGTAATTAATCCTATTCCGGGAGGTCCTTCCGAAAAAGTAGGATTAATGGCCGGTGACCGTATTGTGCGGGTAAATGATACTTTAGTGGCTGGTGTGCATATTACCAATACCAAAGCCATGCACATGCTGAAAGGGAAAAAAGGAACCAAAGTGAAGGTAACCATTTACCGGCGTGGTGTGCCCAAATTACTGCATTTTACCATTACGAGAGCCCGCATTCCCATGTACAGCCTTGATATTGCGTATATGGTGAATAAAGATTTGGGATACATCAAACTGAATAAGTTTTCGGCCACTACTTATGATGAGTTTGACCGTGCCGTGCGGAAACTGAAAAAAGAAGGAATGAAAAAATTAATTCTCGACCTGCGGGGGAATCCCGGTGGGTTGCTGAGTGCTGCCATCCGCGTGGCGGATGAATTTCTTCCGGCAGGTAAGCTGATTGTTTACACCAAAGGACTTCACCGGCTTAAAACGGTAGCTTATTCTACAGACAAAGGACAGCTGAAACATACCGATGTGGCTGTTTTGATTGATGAAGGAACCGCATCGGCAGCCGAAATTGTCACCGGCGCTTTACAGGATAACGATATTGGTGTTGTAATTGGTCGCCGTTCGTTTGGAAAAGGATTGGTGCAGGAGCAGCTTCGTTTGCCCGATGGGTCGGCTTTGCGCCTGACGGTGGCACGGTATTATACGCCTACCGGCCGTTGTATCCAGAAACCATACAAAAAAGATGATTTTAAAGATTATTATGCCGAAGCTTATCGCCGGTATCTTGACGGGGAAATGGAAAACCCGGACAGTATTAAATTTAACGATTCGCTGAAGTTTGTTACCCCGAAAGGCAAGGTGGTTTATGGCGGTGGCGGTATTATGCCGGATATTTATGTGCCGTTGGTAGAAGACACCCTGCATTCGTTCTACAATATTTTGGCCAACAAGGGCTTGATTTATCAGTTCGCCTTTGATTATACCGATACGCATCGTCCGCAATTGCGTAAATACAAAGATTTTAAAAGCTTTGATAAGAATTTCCATATGACCGAAAAAGAGTATGCTGACCTGGTGGCTTTTGCCAAATCAAAGGGAATTAAAACCACCAAACGGAAAGAAAAACTTTCCGAAAAACGGATCAAGATTCTTTTTAAAGCGTATGTGGGAAGAAATATTTTGAATGAGAAAGGATTTTATCCGATCTATCATCAGATCGATCCGATCTTTAAAAAAGCTGTGGAGGTGATGAATCACCGGCATGTGGACGATTGA
- a CDS encoding glycosyltransferase family 9 protein, translating to MKKVLIIRFSSIGDIVLTTPVIRALKTQSGYEVHFLTKEKYKPIFSENPYVDKVHVLQDKLEKVITRLKEENFDFIVDLHKNIRSLRVKKALKKPSASFPKVNTQKWLMVRFKWNLLPEKHIVDRYFEAVEKIGVKNDQKGLDYFIPDKDYVDLREYPLLKTKKYIAFVIGGQHATKIFPPEKAAAVIEKLDHPFVLLGGKEDRERGEKIKALSKNEKILNACGKLNLNQSASLVRQAGVVITNDTGLMHIAAAFKKPIISIWGNTIPAFGMYPYEPGEKNKVVMAEVNGLKCRPCSKLGFNKCPKGHFQCMLKQDENFIVYEAKRLLAL from the coding sequence TTGAAAAAAGTTTTAATCATCCGTTTTAGTTCTATCGGGGATATTGTTCTTACCACGCCGGTAATCAGAGCGCTGAAAACACAATCCGGTTACGAGGTTCATTTCCTTACCAAAGAAAAATATAAACCCATCTTTTCAGAAAATCCTTACGTGGATAAAGTTCATGTTTTACAGGATAAACTGGAAAAAGTAATTACCCGGCTAAAAGAAGAAAACTTTGACTTTATCGTCGATCTACACAAAAACATCCGCTCTTTACGGGTTAAAAAAGCATTAAAAAAGCCTTCTGCTTCTTTTCCGAAAGTCAATACCCAAAAATGGCTAATGGTCCGTTTTAAATGGAACCTGTTGCCGGAAAAACATATTGTTGACCGCTATTTTGAAGCCGTGGAAAAAATCGGCGTAAAAAACGACCAAAAAGGACTGGATTATTTTATTCCGGACAAAGATTATGTGGATTTGCGGGAATATCCCCTACTAAAAACAAAAAAATACATTGCTTTTGTTATTGGCGGACAACATGCCACAAAAATATTTCCGCCAGAAAAAGCAGCAGCTGTCATCGAAAAACTGGATCATCCTTTTGTTCTGCTTGGCGGGAAAGAAGACCGGGAACGCGGCGAAAAAATAAAAGCATTAAGCAAAAACGAAAAAATCCTAAATGCCTGCGGAAAACTCAATCTGAATCAATCTGCATCTCTCGTACGGCAGGCAGGAGTAGTCATTACCAACGACACCGGTCTCATGCATATTGCAGCCGCTTTCAAAAAACCGATAATCAGCATCTGGGGAAATACCATTCCGGCTTTCGGCATGTATCCTTACGAACCGGGAGAAAAAAACAAAGTGGTTATGGCAGAAGTCAACGGACTAAAATGCCGGCCCTGTAGCAAACTGGGCTTTAACAAATGCCCGAAAGGACATTTCCAGTGCATGCTAAAGCAAGATGAAAACTTTATCGTGTACGAAGCGAAAAGACTCCTCGCCCTTTAA
- a CDS encoding VPS10 domain-containing protein: MKNKVHLLQGIFITFLFLFSFQSLQAQEWKRFLPQDKVKNHTLTLEDYQQAFSKYWQGEKMKETEAEREVEDEIRDENYEKFMRWEWYWETRVDPKTKAFPTTTAWDIYQKYLAQHKTKSALVEDDGDWVSIGPNQTQGGYAGLGRINCVAFSPVDTNTLYVGTASGGVWKTTDLGNTWTPLGDFNMSLGVADMVVENHGGDDIVYLGTGDKDHWDTYSIGVLKSTDGGKTWNTTGLSWKLTDYAMVYRILKDPDDDNTLYVATNKGLYKTTDGGVSFNEIDAHHFREIEFNPDDKSIMYAGDSWGGIFYSTDGGQSWTQVIDKNDVGAGRVAIAVSPDSANVVYGLIVGSDNGLFGVYRSNDYGHTFQVVQDTINLLGWNCTGTDDGGQGWYDLVLVADPTDANTVYVGGVNTWVSHDGGHHWALANHWSSTCSNQNEIVHADKHYMAFQPGTNALFECNDGGIYKSNDGKHWTDLTSGMAISQIYRLNTSATVSDEVLTGLQDNGTKLLSSGTWTDVMGGDGMDCQIDYTDVNTQYAENPNGAIERTKDHWSHSEDISSGLDGEGAWVTPFLLDPKDPKTIYIGYSDVYKSTDQGDTWTKLSNWGGKTLKSLAVAPSNTKYIYAATYSIIYKSEDGGSTWTNITSNLPVDYASIKYITVKNDDPNTVWVAMGGFNDLGVFKTDNGGESWENISTGLPEVPVNCIVQNTAKKDTVELYAGTDVGVFVQQDLSRWIPFNKNLPNVVVNDLDIHYDGTGSGKLFAATFGRGLWTSPLFTGYIEPIKQALFEADNLHPYVDDTVRFTDMSTNHPTSWKWKFSPATITYLSNTDSTSQNPVVKFNASGSYTVTLTATGDSTYTLTQNDYVQVKDLLSVTVKANRTTVCSGDTTQLFAIMSGGSGDYNFNWSTNPLGWTSYEQNPIVKPFQDSVLYIVQAFDGSLSVKGSVMIYRVECTGIQNNEALLGEVRIYPNPNTGTFMVKADKEFYQITIYNHAGVKVYSKVFNSKEASIHHHFARGVYLVKISVGSANAVKGVITRGIVVK; this comes from the coding sequence ATGAAAAACAAAGTACACCTGTTACAGGGAATATTCATTACTTTCCTGTTTTTGTTTTCATTTCAATCCTTGCAGGCACAGGAATGGAAGCGTTTTTTACCCCAAGACAAAGTAAAAAATCATACCCTTACGTTAGAAGATTATCAACAAGCTTTCTCGAAATACTGGCAGGGCGAAAAGATGAAAGAAACGGAAGCCGAACGGGAAGTGGAAGATGAGATCAGGGATGAAAATTATGAAAAGTTCATGCGTTGGGAGTGGTATTGGGAAACGCGTGTTGACCCTAAAACCAAAGCTTTTCCGACAACAACAGCCTGGGATATTTATCAAAAGTATCTGGCACAGCATAAAACAAAATCAGCACTCGTTGAAGACGATGGCGATTGGGTAAGTATCGGACCAAACCAAACACAGGGCGGTTACGCCGGATTAGGACGTATAAATTGTGTGGCTTTTAGTCCTGTTGATACGAATACTTTGTATGTGGGTACGGCATCTGGTGGTGTTTGGAAAACAACCGATTTGGGGAATACCTGGACCCCGCTGGGCGACTTTAATATGTCTTTGGGCGTTGCCGATATGGTGGTTGAAAATCACGGCGGAGACGATATTGTTTATCTCGGTACCGGAGATAAAGACCATTGGGATACTTATTCCATCGGTGTCCTGAAATCGACCGATGGAGGAAAAACATGGAATACAACCGGACTTTCCTGGAAACTGACAGATTATGCCATGGTTTACCGGATTTTGAAAGATCCGGATGATGATAATACACTTTATGTGGCCACCAATAAGGGGTTGTATAAAACAACGGACGGAGGCGTTTCTTTTAATGAAATTGATGCGCATCACTTTCGTGAAATAGAATTTAATCCGGATGACAAAAGCATTATGTATGCCGGCGATTCGTGGGGCGGAATTTTTTATAGCACGGATGGTGGCCAAAGCTGGACCCAGGTAATTGATAAGAATGATGTGGGTGCCGGAAGAGTAGCTATTGCTGTGAGCCCGGACAGTGCTAATGTTGTTTATGGTTTAATTGTGGGATCTGATAATGGCCTTTTTGGTGTTTACCGGTCGAATGATTACGGACACACTTTTCAAGTTGTACAGGATACGATTAATTTGTTAGGTTGGAATTGTACAGGAACCGACGATGGTGGACAAGGATGGTATGATTTGGTGTTGGTGGCCGATCCAACAGATGCCAATACTGTTTATGTTGGCGGTGTGAATACCTGGGTTTCGCATGATGGTGGTCATCATTGGGCACTGGCTAATCACTGGTCCAGTACGTGTTCTAATCAAAATGAAATTGTTCATGCCGATAAACATTATATGGCTTTTCAACCGGGAACAAATGCATTGTTTGAATGTAACGATGGCGGTATTTATAAAAGCAACGATGGAAAACATTGGACCGATTTGACCAGTGGCATGGCCATTAGCCAAATTTATCGTTTAAATACGTCTGCTACGGTTTCTGATGAGGTACTTACCGGATTGCAGGATAACGGAACCAAACTTCTTTCTTCCGGTACCTGGACTGATGTTATGGGCGGTGACGGGATGGATTGTCAAATAGATTATACCGACGTAAACACCCAATACGCAGAAAATCCGAATGGGGCTATTGAACGGACAAAAGATCACTGGAGTCATTCTGAAGATATTTCAAGCGGATTGGACGGAGAAGGTGCCTGGGTAACCCCGTTTTTACTTGATCCGAAAGATCCTAAAACGATTTATATCGGATACTCTGATGTGTACAAATCAACAGATCAGGGGGATACTTGGACAAAACTGAGTAACTGGGGCGGCAAAACCTTAAAGTCTCTTGCAGTAGCGCCTTCCAATACAAAATATATTTATGCCGCGACTTATTCTATTATCTATAAGTCGGAAGATGGAGGAAGCACCTGGACAAATATTACTTCTAACTTACCGGTAGATTATGCCTCCATCAAATACATTACGGTAAAAAATGATGATCCGAATACGGTTTGGGTTGCTATGGGTGGTTTTAATGACTTGGGTGTTTTTAAAACGGATAACGGCGGTGAAAGCTGGGAAAATATTTCTACCGGTTTACCGGAAGTACCTGTAAACTGTATTGTTCAGAATACAGCAAAAAAAGATACTGTTGAGCTGTATGCCGGAACCGATGTTGGCGTTTTTGTCCAGCAGGATTTATCGCGCTGGATTCCTTTCAACAAAAATCTTCCCAATGTGGTTGTGAACGATTTGGATATTCATTACGACGGAACCGGCAGTGGAAAATTGTTTGCCGCTACTTTTGGCCGTGGATTGTGGACATCTCCTTTGTTTACCGGATATATCGAGCCCATCAAACAGGCATTGTTTGAAGCCGATAACCTTCATCCTTATGTAGACGATACTGTTCGGTTTACGGACATGTCTACCAATCATCCCACATCGTGGAAATGGAAATTCTCTCCGGCAACCATTACTTATTTGTCTAATACGGATTCTACTTCACAAAATCCGGTAGTGAAATTTAATGCTTCCGGATCTTATACGGTAACCCTTACCGCGACGGGCGACAGTACGTATACGCTTACACAAAACGATTACGTTCAGGTAAAAGATTTGTTAAGTGTTACGGTAAAAGCCAACCGTACAACGGTTTGTTCGGGTGATACCACACAACTCTTTGCAATCATGAGCGGAGGCTCCGGAGATTATAATTTTAATTGGAGTACCAATCCTTTAGGATGGACTTCTTATGAGCAAAACCCAATCGTGAAACCGTTTCAGGACTCGGTTTTATATATCGTTCAGGCATTTGACGGAAGTCTTTCGGTGAAAGGCAGTGTTATGATTTACCGGGTTGAATGTACCGGCATACAGAACAACGAAGCCCTGTTGGGAGAAGTTCGTATTTATCCGAATCCGAATACCGGAACTTTTATGGTGAAAGCGGATAAGGAATTTTATCAAATTACTATTTACAATCATGCCGGGGTAAAAGTTTATAGTAAAGTCTTCAACAGTAAGGAGGCTTCAATTCATCATCATTTTGCCCGGGGAGTCTATCTGGTTAAAATATCAGTGGGTTCGGCTAATGCCGTTAAAGGCGTTATAACGCGGGGTATTGTTGTGAAATAG
- a CDS encoding polyprenyl synthetase family protein: MSRLREIKKPIAEEIKAYHKVFRETIRSKVPLLDIIMKYILKTKGKEIRPVIVLYTAKMMGGITETTYYAATLIELLHTATLVHDDVVDDSNKRRGLLSINALWKNKIAVLAGDYLLAKGLLLAVETKNPHLLEFVSKATRDMSEGELLQIEKARKLDISEDIYFEIIRKKTASLLASCFATGALSVTNNREAIDKLWKIGELTGIAFQIMDDLLDYKKTSVTGKPTGIDIKEKKITLPLLFLLKNSDKKQQRRIIRTIKHQNKNPQKVEELIRQVRESGGLEYARKKMMEYKEEAIRLLGDFPENEGRKALEEIIHFTINREN; encoded by the coding sequence ATGTCCCGGTTAAGAGAGATAAAAAAACCCATAGCAGAAGAAATTAAAGCCTACCATAAGGTATTCAGAGAAACCATCCGGTCGAAAGTACCGCTGCTGGATATCATCATGAAATACATCCTTAAAACAAAAGGTAAAGAGATCAGACCGGTTATTGTTCTCTACACAGCGAAAATGATGGGAGGAATTACAGAAACAACCTATTACGCTGCCACGCTCATTGAGTTATTACACACTGCAACGCTGGTTCATGACGATGTCGTGGATGATTCAAACAAGCGAAGAGGACTGCTCTCCATAAACGCGCTTTGGAAAAACAAAATCGCCGTTCTGGCCGGAGACTATTTACTGGCAAAAGGATTACTGCTGGCAGTGGAAACAAAAAATCCGCATTTACTGGAATTTGTTTCCAAAGCCACACGAGACATGAGCGAAGGCGAACTTTTACAAATTGAAAAAGCAAGAAAACTGGATATCAGCGAAGACATTTACTTTGAAATTATCCGTAAAAAAACAGCATCCCTGCTGGCATCCTGCTTTGCCACCGGAGCACTTTCCGTAACAAATAACCGTGAAGCAATTGACAAGCTGTGGAAAATAGGAGAACTGACCGGTATTGCTTTTCAAATTATGGATGACTTACTGGACTATAAAAAAACATCCGTCACCGGCAAACCAACCGGCATAGATATCAAAGAAAAAAAGATTACCCTTCCTCTCCTTTTTCTTTTAAAAAACAGCGATAAGAAACAACAACGGAGAATTATCCGGACCATAAAACATCAAAATAAAAACCCACAAAAAGTAGAAGAATTAATTCGCCAGGTCAGGGAGTCCGGAGGGCTGGAATATGCCCGTAAAAAAATGATGGAATACAAAGAAGAAGCCATCCGGTTACTGGGTGATTTTCCTGAAAACGAAGGCCGTAAAGCCTTGGAAGAAATCATCCATTTTACCATAAACCGAGAGAATTAA
- a CDS encoding sensor histidine kinase, with protein sequence MPIYTKEKKKKQFYRRITLLFLLLFLFFTTSLLTEKFYAPENVVKRAKNKIELTVNQAITTANKVSGLVKQKKEINWTILEKQFKKSKDIIVITQKGKIVFWNNNIFPEHLLQMTKINTPVFHFEKNKLYLLYQKKQNKFTISVFISLNQKNLPPGSRIIKGLHFNKNNIPLKNWNITITTDKTQKPKAIPLWFFILYLIIIYTGLESVFVFYQIQKPQRISKRTKQFLFILVLIFLRLIVAWAGFPEIFRLEFASNPLTKIPGFHTAADILINAIWFIVFLQFLRNTEKEDQKKWQKNKWLKILGIEIIVLSIPILFYSVTESLIQNRSGILFHENIYFTQTGFVNIFILIVVNVLIYLWIDFFVSIYKKNKLKDSYVLALLLVIAAIFFLIFPFNKQEIIAAWFITTSLTITIYKIDRKEKPYIHSLLTIFILSLVIAFVLNQNEKANKNARQIYTANLLTQKRDPFLEYMVKNKAAKILNDQTIRKVIYGKSGNKESAIKKILSQKYFGKTLKAYTTQVTLCEPGQQLEIQPENRLIECERFFKRLKGPVIDSTTHFELSFIPNTGESIYYLAQFKYNEKNTPFNLYVEFFTNIIPKGIGYPELLQNKKEDKINLSGYSFAFYRQGKLEYKFGDFLYPIDMAKYKTEPERTFINLDGFTHYKIPVGKNEILIVSRPQTKLSDRLLPFSLSFILLAIILVTYIVITYGKQIRKTYRYSFSTRLQITMFSAMMVVYAILTMVIISYFNTNSKRNISNILKEKINSVAIELKQNFYPYPNQPAGLQIYLQKLSMIFFTDIHLYNPSGFLITSSRPEIFSAGLQSKLMNPEAFFKIEKEHKLFYLGKEKIRNATFYSAYAPLILENGKEAGIINLPYFARQSELQYTYFRMLTNLINLFVFSGLIGMLIMIYLSKLLTKPLEVLQQKIKNVSIEKQNEKIEWPRQDEIGKLIEAYNSMVDKLEESARLLKDSEREKAWREMAQQIAHEIRNPLTPMKLNIQYLKKLYQANDPSFKEKTETISQSLIDQIETLNEVVDMFYDFSKTQKPKEEKADLIQTIQSTISLFRKSYPVKIEFNTETEKINVAISQRDLVRILNNLFKNAIQSMEKSTEKKIEVYVTKKTETAIVQIKDTGKGMDEEERKHIFIPYFTTKSKGNGLGLAIVKNLILKAGGSIRVTSEKGKGTSFTLHFPLK encoded by the coding sequence ATGCCCATCTACACAAAAGAAAAGAAAAAAAAACAATTTTATCGCAGGATAACCCTGTTATTCCTTCTTCTCTTTCTGTTTTTTACGACCAGTTTATTAACGGAAAAGTTTTATGCGCCGGAAAATGTAGTTAAACGGGCAAAAAACAAGATTGAGCTAACTGTTAATCAGGCCATTACAACAGCAAACAAAGTGTCCGGTTTAGTGAAGCAAAAAAAAGAGATCAACTGGACCATATTAGAAAAACAGTTTAAAAAGTCAAAAGACATCATTGTCATCACCCAAAAAGGGAAAATCGTCTTTTGGAACAACAACATTTTCCCGGAGCACCTTCTTCAGATGACAAAAATCAACACCCCTGTTTTTCACTTCGAAAAAAACAAACTCTATCTCCTCTACCAAAAAAAACAAAACAAATTCACCATTTCGGTTTTCATCTCCTTAAACCAAAAAAACCTGCCACCGGGAAGCCGAATTATCAAAGGGCTACATTTTAACAAAAACAACATCCCGCTAAAAAATTGGAACATTACCATTACAACCGACAAAACACAAAAACCCAAAGCCATTCCTTTATGGTTTTTCATACTCTACCTGATCATCATTTATACCGGACTGGAATCGGTTTTCGTCTTCTATCAAATTCAAAAGCCACAAAGAATATCCAAAAGAACCAAACAGTTTTTATTTATTCTTGTTTTAATTTTTCTACGGCTGATCGTTGCATGGGCCGGATTCCCGGAAATATTCCGTCTTGAGTTTGCCAGTAACCCGCTGACAAAAATTCCGGGATTTCACACGGCAGCAGATATTCTAATAAATGCCATCTGGTTTATTGTGTTTCTTCAGTTTTTGCGGAATACAGAAAAAGAAGATCAGAAAAAATGGCAAAAGAACAAATGGCTAAAAATATTGGGGATAGAAATCATCGTATTGAGCATTCCCATTCTTTTCTATTCCGTTACAGAAAGTCTGATACAAAACCGCTCAGGAATATTATTTCATGAGAACATCTACTTTACCCAAACCGGATTCGTAAATATCTTTATCCTGATTGTTGTTAATGTCCTCATTTATCTGTGGATTGATTTCTTCGTATCAATTTACAAAAAAAACAAACTGAAAGACAGTTATGTGCTGGCCCTTTTACTGGTTATAGCTGCCATTTTCTTTCTGATTTTCCCGTTCAACAAACAAGAAATCATTGCAGCCTGGTTCATTACCACCTCACTCACCATCACGATATACAAAATTGACCGAAAAGAAAAACCGTACATCCACAGCCTTTTAACGATCTTTATTTTATCATTGGTCATCGCTTTCGTTTTAAACCAAAATGAAAAAGCCAACAAAAACGCCCGACAAATTTACACGGCCAATCTGCTTACCCAAAAAAGAGACCCGTTTTTAGAATACATGGTAAAAAACAAAGCGGCCAAGATTTTAAACGATCAAACAATTCGGAAAGTCATCTACGGGAAAAGTGGAAATAAAGAATCTGCGATTAAAAAAATACTCTCACAAAAATACTTTGGCAAAACACTTAAGGCCTACACGACACAGGTAACCTTATGCGAACCGGGACAACAATTAGAGATTCAGCCGGAAAACCGGCTTATCGAATGCGAAAGGTTCTTTAAACGGCTAAAAGGTCCGGTAATTGACAGCACAACGCATTTTGAGCTCTCGTTCATCCCCAATACAGGAGAAAGTATTTATTACCTGGCCCAATTCAAATACAACGAAAAGAACACGCCTTTCAACTTATATGTCGAATTTTTCACCAACATCATCCCCAAAGGGATTGGCTACCCGGAGCTGTTACAAAATAAAAAAGAAGACAAAATAAATCTCTCCGGTTATTCCTTTGCTTTTTATCGACAGGGAAAGTTGGAATATAAGTTTGGCGATTTTCTGTACCCCATCGACATGGCAAAATACAAAACAGAACCGGAAAGGACATTTATCAACCTGGATGGTTTCACGCACTATAAAATTCCGGTAGGGAAAAATGAAATCCTGATCGTCAGCCGGCCGCAAACCAAACTCTCCGACCGGCTACTTCCTTTCTCGTTATCATTTATTTTGCTGGCCATTATTCTGGTAACTTACATTGTCATAACCTACGGAAAACAAATCCGGAAAACCTATCGTTATTCGTTCAGTACCCGTTTACAAATTACCATGTTCTCGGCCATGATGGTAGTTTACGCCATTCTCACCATGGTGATCATTTCGTATTTCAACACCAACAGCAAAAGAAATATCAGTAATATTCTCAAAGAAAAAATCAACTCGGTAGCCATAGAGCTAAAACAAAATTTTTATCCGTACCCCAACCAGCCGGCAGGCTTACAAATTTATCTGCAAAAACTTTCCATGATTTTTTTCACGGATATCCATTTATACAACCCGTCCGGTTTTCTTATTACCTCATCGAGACCTGAAATTTTTAGCGCAGGATTACAATCGAAACTCATGAATCCGGAAGCATTTTTCAAAATCGAAAAAGAACACAAATTGTTCTATCTCGGCAAAGAAAAAATCAGAAACGCTACATTTTATTCTGCTTATGCCCCGCTAATTCTGGAGAACGGGAAAGAAGCCGGAATTATCAACCTGCCATATTTTGCCCGGCAATCAGAACTGCAATACACCTACTTCCGAATGTTGACCAATCTGATCAATTTATTCGTATTTAGCGGACTGATTGGAATGCTCATCATGATTTATCTGTCCAAATTACTGACGAAACCATTGGAGGTACTGCAGCAAAAAATAAAAAATGTAAGTATTGAAAAACAAAACGAAAAAATTGAATGGCCACGGCAGGACGAGATCGGAAAACTCATAGAAGCATACAACAGCATGGTTGACAAACTGGAAGAAAGTGCCCGTTTGCTAAAAGACTCAGAAAGAGAAAAAGCCTGGCGAGAAATGGCACAACAAATTGCCCATGAGATAAGGAATCCGCTCACCCCAATGAAATTAAATATTCAATATTTAAAAAAACTGTACCAGGCAAACGACCCGTCGTTCAAAGAAAAAACAGAAACCATAAGCCAGTCGCTCATCGACCAAATAGAAACACTGAATGAGGTGGTCGATATGTTCTATGATTTTTCAAAAACCCAAAAACCGAAAGAGGAAAAAGCTGATTTGATCCAAACCATCCAATCAACCATCAGCCTCTTCAGAAAATCATATCCGGTAAAAATCGAATTCAACACCGAAACAGAAAAAATTAATGTAGCCATTTCACAACGCGATTTAGTCCGTATTTTGAATAATCTATTCAAAAATGCCATCCAGTCCATGGAAAAAAGTACGGAAAAAAAGATCGAAGTATATGTCACCAAAAAAACAGAAACAGCCATCGTTCAGATAAAAGACACCGGGAAAGGAATGGATGAAGAAGAACGAAAACACATTTTTATTCCCTATTTCACCACAAAATCAAAAGGAAACGGATTAGGGCTGGCAATTGTAAAGAATTTGATTCTTAAAGCTGGGGGAAGCATACGCGTAACTTCCGAAAAAGGGAAAGGAACTTCTTTCACGCTTCATTTTCCCCTAAAATAA